One genomic window of Corvus moneduloides isolate bCorMon1 chromosome 14, bCorMon1.pri, whole genome shotgun sequence includes the following:
- the POF1B gene encoding protein POF1B: MFGAQQQLQPLALPPHLQQQQQQQQQHHYYRRQQHYSTLPARRPCPEPPPCPEPPPCPEPPRPLPCLDPAPHQQQDGAVAYDRVRAYGPGCRRVSTSCSSRAASPLDSGHGCDSPQGTIRRIIIENPDQEPLSPFLRGANFCPGNNVIYEKTIRKYELLNPLQERQFQVCQAEQCPQCPPALPVPVTQQCQQTQTGSACELCPGSDESRGHAVRRSTAPELVSCPQDNPEQLDCRFFGELLAELHRKSTDLYSCLLQHVEKIGTRNHDIELTCQTEDIEELIPKGLSEATKQQIRYLLQMRVTSDKSLRLVLSTFKNLREELCHLQDDLGKLETDNVLLKKDLAFKDSQVKEYETMLASLRENNRQQQQGLRDSTAKCRSLEEQLLSLRLSEGDKDCQLKELEYSKRALEQEIQSLKLQSCSSPTLQTTTDELSSRYVEMINNLREDKDREIRSLRSQLCQFQQDITRREGSNSDLQMRLHELTSLLEDKEAFIKQQQEELFRLKHEKLSGSQSPGVTAIITKKYRNQYPILGLLSDDYKVTSPVNKSQTIVIERTGEIWKHE; this comes from the exons ATGTTCGGGgcgcagcagcagctgcagccactcGCGCTGCCCCcgcacctccagcagcagcagcagcagcagcagcagcaccactaCTACCGGCGGCAGCAGCACTACAGCACCCTGCCCGCCCGCCGGCCCTGCCCCGAGCCGCCGCCCTGCCCCGAGCCCCCGCCGTgcccggagccgccgcggcCGCTGCCCTGCCTGGACCCCGCTCCGCACCAGCAGCAGGACGGCGCCGTGGCCTACGACCGGGTGCGCGCCTACGGGCCGGGCTGCCGCCGGgtcagcacctcctgctcctcccggGCCGCCTCGCCGCTGGACAGCGGGCACGGCTGCGACTCGCCACAG GGCACCATTCGCAGGATCATTATCGAGAACCCGGATCAG GAGCCATTATCTCCTTTTCTTAGAGGGGCAAACTTCTGTCCTGGAAATAATGTCATCTATGAAAAGACAATAAGAAAATATGAACTATTAAATCCCCTGCAA GAGAGGCAGTTCCAGGTGTGCCAGGCGGAGCAGTGCCCGCAGTGCCCGCCCGCCCTGCCGGTGCCGGtgacccagcagtgccagcagacACAGACGGGCAGCGCCTGCGAGCTGTGCCCGGGCAGCGACGAGAGCCGGGGACACGCCGTGAGGAGGAGCACGGCCCCCGAGCTG GTGAGCTGCCCCCAGGACAACCCCGAGCAGCTGGACTGTCGCTTCTtcggggagctgctggctgagctgcacCGCAAGAGCACTGACCTGTACAGCTGTTTGCTGCAGCACGTGGAGAAGATTGGCACAAG GAACCACGACATCGAGTTAACATGCCAG ACTGAAGATATTGAGGAATTAATTCCCAAAGGACTGTCTGAGGCAACAAAGCAGCAGATTCGTTATCTCCTCCAG ATGAGAGTGACATCGGACAAATCCCTGAGACTTGTGCTTTCCACGTTCAAGAATCTGCGTGAGGAGCTCTGCCATTTGCAGGATGACCTGGGG AAGCTGGAAACAGACAATGTCTTGCTGAAGAAGGATTTGGCTTTTAAGGATTCTCAAGtaaaagaatatgaaacaatGTTGGCTTCTCTGAGGGAGAACAATCGTCAGCAGCAG CAAGggctcagggacagcactgCCAAATGCCGCTCCCTGGAGGaacagctcctgtccctgcgGCTCAGTGAGGGGGACAAGGACTgccagctgaaggagctggagtACAGCAAGAGGGCCCTGGAGCAGGAGATCCAGAGCCTCAAGCTGCAG agctgctccagcccaaCCCTGCAGACCACGACGGACGAGCTCTCCAGCCGCTACGTGGAGATGATCAACAACCTGAGGGaggacaaggacagggagatCCGCAGCCTCAGG TCTCAGCTGTGCCAGTTCCAGCAGGACATAACCAGGAGAGAGGGGAGCAACAGTGACTTGCAAATGAGGCTGCACGAACTGACATCGCTGCTGGAGGACAAAGAGGCTTTTATTAAACAACAGCAAGAG GAGCTCTTCAGACTGAAGCACGAGAAATTATCCGGCAGTCAGTCCCCTGGGGTGACAGCCATCATCACCAAAAA GTATAGGAATCAGTATCCTATTCTGGGTCTCCTGTCTGATGACTACAAGGTCACATCACCTGTCAATAAATCACAAACGATTGTAATTGAGAGGACTGGAGAGATCTGGAAACAT GAATGA
- the ZNF711 gene encoding zinc finger protein 711 isoform X1 has protein sequence MDPGGGSLGLQTQESKMPHTMIMQDFVAGMAGTAHIDGDHIVVSVPEAVLVSDVVTDDGITLDHGLAAEVVQGPDIITETDVVTEGVIVPDSVLEADVAIEEALDTSDHVLTSDLITETVRVPDQVFVADLVTGPEGHLEHVVQDSVAGADSPTMVSEEVLVTNSDSEAVIQAAGAVPGSTVTIKTEDDDDGKSTSEDYLMISLDDVGEKLDHIGSTPLKISTEVANDDVAKDDGFGSEVIKVYIFKAEAEDDVEIGGTEIVTESDFHNGHSVAGVIEQGGVGRMQREKMVYMAVKDSSQEDEDISCAEIADEVYMEVIVGEEEATSLPDTQLEDSGVNKTFVPVAWAAAYGDERRLPRRYEDGQAAGNNLDTRLENKNGNATQYLQICDSISSNRVLKQKTKKRRRGEARQWQTAVIIGPDGQPLTVYPCHICGKKFKSRGFLKRHMKNHPDHMIKKKYQCTDCDFTTNKKVSFHNHLESHKLINKVDKTHEFTEYTRRYREASPLSSNKLILRDKEPKLHKCKYCDYETAEQGLLNRHLLAVHSKNFPHVCVECGKGFRHPSELKKHMRTHTGEKPYQCQHCVFRCADQSNLKTHIKTKHGTDLPFKCEHCPQAFADEKELQQHTELFQGHKTHQCPHCDHKSTNSSDLKRHIISVHTKDFPHKCEVCEKGFHRPSELKKHSETHKGKKIHQCRHCDFKTSDPFVLSGHILSVHTKDLPFKCKRCKRGFRQQNELKKHMKTHSGRKVYQCQYCEYSTTDASGFKRHVISIHTKDYPHRCEYCKKGFRRPSEKNQHIMRHHKEAIM, from the exons ATGGATCCAGGTGGCGGGAGTCTTGGATTGCAAACACAGGAATCCAAAATGCCTCACACTATGATCATGCAGGATTTTG TGGCTGGAATGGCTGGCACTGCTCACATCGATGGAGACCACATTGTTGTGTCAGTCCCCGAAGCTGTCCTGGTTTCTGATGTGGTCACGGATGATGGGATAACTCTTGATCATGGCTTGGCAGCTGAGGTGGTCCAGGGGCCCGACATCATCACGGAAACGGACGTTGTCACGGAGGGCGTCATCGTTCCCGACTCCGTGTTGGAGGCTGATGTTGCCATTGAAGAGGCTTTGGACACCAGCGACCATGTTTTGACTTCTGACCTGATCACAGAAACCGTGCGAGTTCCTGACCAGGTGTTTGTGGCAGACCTTGTCACAGGCCCTGAGGGACACTTGGAGCACGTGGTGCAGGACTCTGTGGCCGGGGCCGACTCGCCCACCATGGTCTCGGAAGAGGTGCTGGTGACGAACTCGGATTCAGAAGCCGTCATccaggcagctggggctgtccctggctccACAGTCACCATCAAAACCGAGGATGACGATGATGGCAAGAGCACATCTGAAGACTACCTGATGATATCTT tGGATGATGTTGGAGAGAAATTGGACCATATAGGAAGCACTCCCTTGAAGATCAGTACCGAGGTGGCAAATGATGATGTTGCTAAAGATGATGGCTTTGGTTCAGAAGTTATCAAAGTGTACATATTTAAAGCTGAAGCTGAAGATGATGTCGAAATAG GTGGGACAGAAATTGTCACTGAGAGTGACTTTCACAATGGCCATTCTGTAGCTGGAGTCATTGAACAAGGAGGTGTTGGGAGAATGCAGCGAGAAAAAATGGTTTACATGGCTGTTAAGGACTCTTCTCAGGAAGATGAAGATATTA GCTGTGCTGAAATAGCAGATGAAGTTTATATGGAAGTTATTGTAGGGGAAGAAGAAGCCACATCCCTTCCAGACACCCAGCTTGAGGACTCTGGCGTGAATAAAACGTTTGTCCCCGTTGCTTGGGCTGCTGCTTACG GAGATGAAAGAAGGCTTCCCCGAAGATACGAAGATGGTCAAGCGGCAG GAAATAACTTGGATACACGATTAGAAAACAAAAACGGTAATGCAACACAGTACCTGCAGATTTGTGATAGCATTAGCAGTAATAGAGTGctcaaacaaaaaaccaagaaaaggaggagaggagaggccaggcaatgGCAAACAG CTGTTATAATAGGTCCTGATGGACAGCCCTTAACAGTTTACCCTTGTCATATTTGtgggaaaaaatttaaatccagAGGATTCTTGAAAAGGCATATGAAGAACCATCCCGATCATATGATCAAGAAGAAATACCAGTGTACAGACTGTGACTTTACAACTAACAAAAAAGTAAGTTTCCACAATCATCTGGAAAGCCATAAACTTATAAATAAAGTTGATAAAACGCACGAGTTTACAGAGTACACGAGAAGATACAGAGAGGCGAGCCCGTTGAGTTCCAATAAACTCATCCTGAGGGACAAGGAGCCCAAGCTCCACAAGTGCAAATATTGTGACTATGAGactgcagagcaggggctcCTCAACAGGCACCTGCTCGCAGTCCATAGCAAGAACTTCCCTCATGTGTGCGTGGAGTGCGGGAAGGGCTTCCGCCACCCCTCGGAGCTGAAAAAGCACATGAGGACCCACACGGGGGAAAAGCCATACCAGTGTCAGCACTGTGTGTTCAGGTGTGCTGACCAGTCCAACCTGAAAACTcacatcaaaaccaaacacgGCACCGACCTGCCCTTTAAATGTGAGCACTGTCCCCAGGCCTTCGCCGAcgagaaggagctgcagcagcacacagagctcttCCAAGGACATAAGACTCACCAGTGTCCCCACTGTGATCACAAGAGCACCAACTCCAGTGACCTGAAGCGACACATCATTTCAGTGCACACCAAGGATTTTCCCCACAAGTGTGAGGTGTGTGAGAAAGGCTTCCACCGGCCCTCGGAGCTCAAAAAGCATAGCGAGACCCATAAAGGGAAAAAGATCCACCAGTGTAGGCACTGTGACTTCAAAACGTCCGATCCTTTTGTACTCAGTGGGCACATCCTCTCCGTTCACACCAAGGACCTGCCTTTTAAATGCAAAAGGTGTAAAAGGGGCTTCAGGCAGCAGAATGAACTGAAGAAGCACATGAAGACCCACAGTGGCAGGAAGGTGTACCAGTGCCAGTACTGTGAGTACAGCACCACGGACGCGTCGGGCTTTAAGCGCCACGTCATCTCCATCCACACCAAAGACTACCCCCACAGGTGTGAGTACTGCAAAAAGGGCTTCCGCAGGCCCTCCGAGAAAAATCAGCACATAATGAGGCACCACAAAGAGGCCATAATGTGA
- the ZNF711 gene encoding zinc finger protein 711 isoform X2: MDPGGGSLGLQTQESKMPHTMIMQDFVAGMAGTAHIDGDHIVVSVPEAVLVSDVVTDDGITLDHGLAAEVVQGPDIITETDVVTEGVIVPDSVLEADVAIEEALDTSDHVLTSDLITETVRVPDQVFVADLVTGPEGHLEHVVQDSVAGADSPTMVSEEVLVTNSDSEAVIQAAGAVPGSTVTIKTEDDDDGKSTSEDYLMISLDDVGEKLDHIGSTPLKISTEVANDDVAKDDGFGSEVIKVYIFKAEAEDDVEIGGTEIVTESDFHNGHSVAGVIEQGGVGRMQREKMVYMAVKDSSQEDEDISCAEIADEVYMEVIVGEEEATSLPDTQLEDSGVNKTFVPVAWAAAYGDERRLPRRYEDGQAAGNNLDTRLENKNAVIIGPDGQPLTVYPCHICGKKFKSRGFLKRHMKNHPDHMIKKKYQCTDCDFTTNKKVSFHNHLESHKLINKVDKTHEFTEYTRRYREASPLSSNKLILRDKEPKLHKCKYCDYETAEQGLLNRHLLAVHSKNFPHVCVECGKGFRHPSELKKHMRTHTGEKPYQCQHCVFRCADQSNLKTHIKTKHGTDLPFKCEHCPQAFADEKELQQHTELFQGHKTHQCPHCDHKSTNSSDLKRHIISVHTKDFPHKCEVCEKGFHRPSELKKHSETHKGKKIHQCRHCDFKTSDPFVLSGHILSVHTKDLPFKCKRCKRGFRQQNELKKHMKTHSGRKVYQCQYCEYSTTDASGFKRHVISIHTKDYPHRCEYCKKGFRRPSEKNQHIMRHHKEAIM; encoded by the exons ATGGATCCAGGTGGCGGGAGTCTTGGATTGCAAACACAGGAATCCAAAATGCCTCACACTATGATCATGCAGGATTTTG TGGCTGGAATGGCTGGCACTGCTCACATCGATGGAGACCACATTGTTGTGTCAGTCCCCGAAGCTGTCCTGGTTTCTGATGTGGTCACGGATGATGGGATAACTCTTGATCATGGCTTGGCAGCTGAGGTGGTCCAGGGGCCCGACATCATCACGGAAACGGACGTTGTCACGGAGGGCGTCATCGTTCCCGACTCCGTGTTGGAGGCTGATGTTGCCATTGAAGAGGCTTTGGACACCAGCGACCATGTTTTGACTTCTGACCTGATCACAGAAACCGTGCGAGTTCCTGACCAGGTGTTTGTGGCAGACCTTGTCACAGGCCCTGAGGGACACTTGGAGCACGTGGTGCAGGACTCTGTGGCCGGGGCCGACTCGCCCACCATGGTCTCGGAAGAGGTGCTGGTGACGAACTCGGATTCAGAAGCCGTCATccaggcagctggggctgtccctggctccACAGTCACCATCAAAACCGAGGATGACGATGATGGCAAGAGCACATCTGAAGACTACCTGATGATATCTT tGGATGATGTTGGAGAGAAATTGGACCATATAGGAAGCACTCCCTTGAAGATCAGTACCGAGGTGGCAAATGATGATGTTGCTAAAGATGATGGCTTTGGTTCAGAAGTTATCAAAGTGTACATATTTAAAGCTGAAGCTGAAGATGATGTCGAAATAG GTGGGACAGAAATTGTCACTGAGAGTGACTTTCACAATGGCCATTCTGTAGCTGGAGTCATTGAACAAGGAGGTGTTGGGAGAATGCAGCGAGAAAAAATGGTTTACATGGCTGTTAAGGACTCTTCTCAGGAAGATGAAGATATTA GCTGTGCTGAAATAGCAGATGAAGTTTATATGGAAGTTATTGTAGGGGAAGAAGAAGCCACATCCCTTCCAGACACCCAGCTTGAGGACTCTGGCGTGAATAAAACGTTTGTCCCCGTTGCTTGGGCTGCTGCTTACG GAGATGAAAGAAGGCTTCCCCGAAGATACGAAGATGGTCAAGCGGCAG GAAATAACTTGGATACACGATTAGAAAACAAAAACG CTGTTATAATAGGTCCTGATGGACAGCCCTTAACAGTTTACCCTTGTCATATTTGtgggaaaaaatttaaatccagAGGATTCTTGAAAAGGCATATGAAGAACCATCCCGATCATATGATCAAGAAGAAATACCAGTGTACAGACTGTGACTTTACAACTAACAAAAAAGTAAGTTTCCACAATCATCTGGAAAGCCATAAACTTATAAATAAAGTTGATAAAACGCACGAGTTTACAGAGTACACGAGAAGATACAGAGAGGCGAGCCCGTTGAGTTCCAATAAACTCATCCTGAGGGACAAGGAGCCCAAGCTCCACAAGTGCAAATATTGTGACTATGAGactgcagagcaggggctcCTCAACAGGCACCTGCTCGCAGTCCATAGCAAGAACTTCCCTCATGTGTGCGTGGAGTGCGGGAAGGGCTTCCGCCACCCCTCGGAGCTGAAAAAGCACATGAGGACCCACACGGGGGAAAAGCCATACCAGTGTCAGCACTGTGTGTTCAGGTGTGCTGACCAGTCCAACCTGAAAACTcacatcaaaaccaaacacgGCACCGACCTGCCCTTTAAATGTGAGCACTGTCCCCAGGCCTTCGCCGAcgagaaggagctgcagcagcacacagagctcttCCAAGGACATAAGACTCACCAGTGTCCCCACTGTGATCACAAGAGCACCAACTCCAGTGACCTGAAGCGACACATCATTTCAGTGCACACCAAGGATTTTCCCCACAAGTGTGAGGTGTGTGAGAAAGGCTTCCACCGGCCCTCGGAGCTCAAAAAGCATAGCGAGACCCATAAAGGGAAAAAGATCCACCAGTGTAGGCACTGTGACTTCAAAACGTCCGATCCTTTTGTACTCAGTGGGCACATCCTCTCCGTTCACACCAAGGACCTGCCTTTTAAATGCAAAAGGTGTAAAAGGGGCTTCAGGCAGCAGAATGAACTGAAGAAGCACATGAAGACCCACAGTGGCAGGAAGGTGTACCAGTGCCAGTACTGTGAGTACAGCACCACGGACGCGTCGGGCTTTAAGCGCCACGTCATCTCCATCCACACCAAAGACTACCCCCACAGGTGTGAGTACTGCAAAAAGGGCTTCCGCAGGCCCTCCGAGAAAAATCAGCACATAATGAGGCACCACAAAGAGGCCATAATGTGA